The sequence GTTACTTTTTGGCCGAGCGTCGTTGCCAAAATAATCGCTAACAAGGTCGAAGGAAACGAATTGAAAATCTCAACTAAGCGCATCAAAAAGGTGTCGGTTAAGCCACCGCGCATCCCTGAGACCGAGCCAATTGCTGCTCCGATAATTAAGGATAGAATCGATGTACCCAAACCAACGATTGCCGCAGTTCGCACCGCATAAATAATTCGACTCAACTGATCACGGCCAACATCATCAGTTCCAAACCAATGGGCGCTGGAAGGCTTTTGCCATGTTTCGGCCAAATTCTGATCGTTATAGTGATACGGTGCAATCACAGGGGCAAAGATGGCTAGGATGACAAAGATGATGACCAAAACTAAGCCAACCAAGGCCATTGCATTACGGCGATAGCGCCGCCAAAACACCTTGAGCAGCGATTCCGCCACCGGAAGCTCCTCTTGGGCTGTAGGTTGTGAAAGCTGATTAACTGCCATGATACAAGCTCTCCTTTGAGACTAGAGCGTGGAACAACCAAATTAGGCTTCGAGCTTAATCCGCGGATCAAGGATGCTATAGAGGATGTCGGCTAATAAGTTGGCCAACATAACCCCAAGGGCCAAAATAACCGTGCTGGTGATTACCAAGGGGTAATCGCGTGCGCCCAGCGCGGTGGCAAACAATTGGCCAATCCCTGGAATCCGAAAAATATTTTCAATCCAGACTGAGCCGACCAAGGCATAGGCAATTTGCGGCGCAGTGGTTGTTACCACAGGAATCAAGGAGTTACGAAGGGCATGGCGCATAATCACCAAGCGTTCGGAGATGCCTTTTGAGCGAGCAGTACGAATAAATTCTTGGCTCATGGTTTCGGCAACTTGGTTGCGAGTAAAGCGGGCAATCCCAGCAATTGGCCCTAGTGCCAAGGTTAGCACTGGCAAAATTAATTGCTTGAAGGTTGGCACGGGTGTGGCCCAACCACCATTTGGCAGTACATTCCAAACTTGCCCAGCAAAAATCAGAATCAGCACAATTGCCAAAACATATACGGGCACAACTTGGCCGATCATCGAAAAGCCGGTCACGATATAGTCAATCCAAGTATT is a genomic window of Chloroflexota bacterium containing:
- a CDS encoding ABC transporter permease, yielding MAVNQLSQPTAQEELPVAESLLKVFWRRYRRNAMALVGLVLVIIFVILAIFAPVIAPYHYNDQNLAETWQKPSSAHWFGTDDVGRDQLSRIIYAVRTAAIVGLGTSILSLIIGAAIGSVSGMRGGLTDTFLMRLVEIFNSFPSTLLAIILATTLGQKVTTIVIALAITNWAGYARLIRGQVLSLKNQEYVQAARTLGASEWHIITKYVLPNILGPIAVALSFGIPYAMVAEAGLSVIGVGIRPPEPSWGNLINLGISKMRGFPHLAVWPTLLFSITLLAFTWFGDGLQEIFNTKGER
- a CDS encoding ABC transporter permease; translated protein: MRVNFIFFLIKRLAMMAVSLVVIIAISYTLLAKAPGNFMDVQRAVAAMTTLANSNSETFKIQKALFDERYGLDKPLYMQIWTYTKNAVTFDFGPSFQSPSILIQDMVRERLPRTLLIVFLGIGLALIVGIPLGVIAGFRRNTWIDYIVTGFSMIGQVVPVYVLAIVLILIFAGQVWNVLPNGGWATPVPTFKQLILPVLTLALGPIAGIARFTRNQVAETMSQEFIRTARSKGISERLVIMRHALRNSLIPVVTTTAPQIAYALVGSVWIENIFRIPGIGQLFATALGARDYPLVITSTVILALGVMLANLLADILYSILDPRIKLEA